From a region of the Streptomyces sp. NBC_00193 genome:
- a CDS encoding MBL fold metallo-hydrolase, translated as MDLVEVVPDRLHMLRFPIGQAYLWRDGEALTLIDAGHAGSADAIEGAIRSLGLLPERLERIVLTHCHRDHVGAAGELAARRGAEVLAHALDAPVIRGEQPVPEPVLLDWELPLYAHGLTVPEAPPTRVDREVKDGEVLPFGDGAVVVHAPGHTPGSIGVHLPQHGVLFTGDCVAGVGQVMLGVFNVDRARAVESMLHLAALAPSVACFGHGDPVTSDTAATLLAAARAAASPTA; from the coding sequence ATGGATCTCGTAGAAGTCGTTCCCGACCGCCTCCACATGCTCCGCTTCCCCATCGGCCAGGCCTACCTCTGGCGCGACGGTGAGGCCCTGACCCTGATCGACGCGGGCCACGCCGGTTCGGCGGACGCGATCGAAGGGGCGATACGTTCCCTCGGGCTGCTGCCGGAGCGGCTGGAGCGGATCGTCCTGACCCACTGCCACCGCGATCACGTCGGAGCGGCGGGCGAACTCGCCGCGCGCCGGGGCGCCGAGGTACTGGCGCACGCGCTCGACGCGCCGGTGATCCGCGGCGAGCAGCCGGTCCCGGAGCCGGTCCTGCTGGACTGGGAACTCCCGCTGTACGCACACGGCCTGACGGTGCCCGAGGCCCCGCCGACCCGGGTGGACCGGGAGGTGAAGGACGGCGAGGTACTCCCCTTCGGCGACGGCGCGGTCGTCGTCCACGCTCCGGGTCACACCCCGGGCAGCATCGGTGTCCATCTCCCGCAGCACGGCGTGCTGTTCACGGGCGACTGCGTCGCCGGTGTCGGCCAGGTGATGCTCGGCGTCTTCAACGTGGACCGCGCCCGGGCCGTCGAGTCGATGCTCCACCTCGCCGCGCTGGCCCCTTCGGTTGCCTGCTTCGGCCACGGCGACCCCGTGACCTCGGACACCGCGGCCACCCTCCTGGCGGCAGCCCGAGCGGCAGCGTCCCCGACCGCCTGA
- a CDS encoding dipeptidase: protein MPSHPIAETVASLMPRAKQELSELVAFQSVADWANFPQSESQAAANWVADALRTEGFQDVALLDTPDGTQSVYGFLPGPADAPTVLLYAHYDVQPPLDDAAWISPAFELTERNGRWYGRGSADCKGGFILHLLALRALKANGGVPVNVKVIVEGSEEQGTGGLQQYATAHPELLAADAVVIGDAGNFRTGLPTVTATLRGMCLLKVKIDTLGGNLHSGMFGGAAPDAMAALIQLLASLRAPDGSTTVDGLASDGVWEGLQYPEADYRSDAKVLDGVELIGEGTIADRLWSRPAVTVLAIDSPPLASATPSVHASAGALVSLRVPPGVDTAEAIKLLEAHLVAHTPWKARLELEVVGQGQPFQADTTSPAYASMAQAMKAAYPGQEMQISGMGGSIPLCNTLTELYPDAEMLLIGLSEPEAQIHAVNESVSPEELERLSVTEALFLLNYAESKRA from the coding sequence ATGCCGTCTCATCCGATCGCCGAGACCGTCGCCTCGCTGATGCCCCGCGCCAAGCAGGAGCTGTCCGAGCTGGTGGCTTTCCAGTCGGTGGCGGACTGGGCCAATTTCCCCCAGAGCGAGAGCCAGGCCGCCGCGAACTGGGTCGCCGACGCGCTGCGCACCGAGGGCTTCCAGGACGTGGCGCTGCTCGACACCCCCGACGGCACCCAGTCGGTGTACGGGTTCCTGCCCGGCCCGGCGGACGCGCCGACCGTCCTGCTGTACGCGCACTACGACGTGCAGCCCCCGCTGGACGACGCGGCCTGGATCTCCCCCGCCTTCGAGCTGACCGAGCGGAACGGCCGCTGGTACGGGCGCGGCAGCGCCGACTGCAAAGGCGGGTTCATCCTGCACCTGCTCGCGCTGCGCGCCCTGAAGGCCAACGGCGGCGTCCCGGTGAACGTGAAGGTGATCGTCGAGGGTTCGGAGGAGCAGGGCACCGGCGGTCTCCAGCAGTACGCGACGGCCCACCCCGAACTGCTGGCCGCCGACGCCGTCGTGATCGGCGACGCGGGCAACTTCCGTACGGGCCTGCCGACGGTCACCGCGACCCTGCGCGGCATGTGCCTGCTGAAGGTCAAGATCGACACCCTGGGCGGCAACCTGCACTCCGGCATGTTCGGCGGGGCCGCCCCCGACGCGATGGCCGCCCTGATCCAGCTGCTGGCCTCGCTGCGCGCGCCGGACGGTTCGACCACGGTGGACGGGCTGGCTTCGGACGGTGTGTGGGAGGGGCTCCAGTACCCGGAGGCCGACTACCGCTCCGACGCGAAGGTGCTCGACGGGGTCGAGCTGATCGGCGAGGGCACGATCGCGGACCGGCTGTGGTCCCGGCCGGCCGTCACCGTGCTGGCCATCGACTCCCCGCCGCTGGCCAGTGCCACCCCCTCGGTGCACGCGAGCGCGGGCGCGCTGGTGAGCCTGCGGGTGCCGCCGGGCGTGGACACGGCGGAGGCGATCAAGCTGCTGGAGGCCCACCTGGTGGCGCACACCCCGTGGAAGGCGCGCCTGGAGCTCGAAGTCGTCGGCCAGGGACAGCCGTTCCAGGCTGACACGACCAGCCCCGCGTACGCCTCGATGGCGCAGGCCATGAAGGCGGCCTACCCGGGCCAGGAGATGCAGATCAGCGGCATGGGCGGCTCCATTCCCCTGTGCAACACGCTGACCGAGCTGTACCCGGACGCGGAGATGCTGCTCATCGGCCTGAGCGAACCCGAGGCGCAGATCCACGCGGTGAACGAGAGCGTCTCCCCGGAGGAGCTGGAGCGCCTGTCGGTCACGGAGGCGCTGTTCCTCCTCAACTACGCGGAGTCCAAGCGCGCCTGA
- a CDS encoding geranylgeranyl reductase family protein, whose amino-acid sequence MWDVVVVGAGPAGSSAAHAAAAAGRRVLLLEKAELPRYKTCGGGIIGPSRDALPPGFVLPFKDRVHAVTFSLDGKYPRTRRSKQMLFGLINRPEFDAALVAEAEKAGATVRTGTAVARVEQHGASVPDRRTVAVVLADGETVLARAVVGADGSASRIGAHVGVEMDQVDLGLEAEIPVPETVAADWKGRVLIDWGPLPGSYGWVFPKGDTLTVGVISAKGEGAATKRYLDDFIARLGLSGFEPALSSGHLTRCRKPGSPLSRGRVLVAGDAAGLLEPWTREGISFALRSGRLAGEWAVKISEAQDAVDARRQALNYAFAVKAGLGVEMGVGKRMLELFEAKPGLLHAAITGFRPAWLAFARIARGSLTLAEMVRTYPLARKALHVLDARQARSRGAGPGGAGVESGAESGSESGSGSGSGSGSGSGSEEQGGAQGGAKG is encoded by the coding sequence GTGTGGGACGTGGTCGTGGTCGGGGCGGGGCCGGCCGGGTCCTCGGCCGCGCACGCGGCGGCCGCCGCGGGACGGCGCGTTCTGCTGTTGGAGAAGGCGGAACTGCCCCGGTACAAGACCTGTGGCGGAGGGATCATCGGCCCCTCGCGCGATGCGCTGCCGCCGGGATTCGTGCTCCCCTTCAAGGACCGCGTCCACGCGGTCACCTTTTCCCTGGACGGGAAGTATCCCCGGACCAGGCGCTCCAAGCAGATGTTGTTCGGGCTGATCAACCGGCCCGAGTTCGACGCGGCGCTGGTCGCCGAGGCGGAGAAGGCCGGCGCCACGGTCCGTACGGGTACGGCCGTCGCGCGCGTGGAACAGCACGGGGCGTCCGTACCCGACCGGCGCACCGTCGCGGTGGTCCTCGCCGACGGCGAGACCGTGCTGGCCCGGGCCGTGGTCGGCGCGGACGGCAGCGCGAGCCGGATCGGCGCGCACGTCGGCGTCGAGATGGACCAGGTCGACCTCGGCCTGGAAGCGGAGATTCCCGTCCCGGAGACGGTCGCCGCGGACTGGAAGGGCCGGGTCCTCATCGACTGGGGGCCGCTGCCCGGCAGCTACGGCTGGGTCTTCCCCAAGGGCGACACCCTCACCGTCGGGGTCATCTCGGCGAAGGGCGAGGGCGCCGCGACCAAGCGGTACCTGGACGACTTCATCGCCCGGCTGGGCCTGTCCGGCTTCGAACCGGCGCTCTCCTCCGGGCACTTGACCCGCTGCCGGAAGCCCGGATCGCCGCTTTCGCGCGGCCGGGTCCTGGTCGCGGGCGACGCGGCCGGACTGCTGGAGCCGTGGACCCGGGAGGGCATCTCCTTCGCGCTGCGCTCGGGGCGGCTCGCCGGGGAGTGGGCCGTGAAGATCTCCGAGGCGCAGGACGCCGTGGACGCGCGCCGCCAGGCCCTCAACTACGCCTTCGCCGTCAAGGCCGGGCTGGGCGTGGAGATGGGCGTCGGCAAGCGGATGCTGGAACTCTTCGAGGCCAAGCCGGGCCTGCTGCACGCGGCGATCACCGGCTTCCGGCCGGCCTGGCTGGCCTTCGCGCGGATCGCGCGGGGGTCGCTGACGCTGGCCGAGATGGTGCGTACGTACCCGCTGGCGCGCAAGGCGCTGCACGTGCTGGACGCGCGGCAGGCGCGGAGCCGGGGTGCGGGGCCGGGCGGGGCCGGCGTCGAGTCCGGGGCGGAGTCGGGTTCCGAGTCCGGGTCCGGCTCCGGGTCGGGGTCGGGGTCGGGTTCCGGGTCCGAGGAGCAGGGCGGAGCCCAGGGAGGGGCCAAGGGCTGA